In a genomic window of Melitaea cinxia chromosome 2, ilMelCinx1.1, whole genome shotgun sequence:
- the LOC123666559 gene encoding dual specificity protein phosphatase MPK-4-like, with amino-acid sequence MAKQIADVQIHASDENDLEDDNLDISVDLIDDGLYLGNLACARDFKTLEQLKVTHILTIDLVPLPRSILDRTHLTFKFMKLADVPKEDLISHLPESNEFIRQAIANKGTVLVHCYFGVSRSAAVVIAYIMEKYGLCYEDAFLLVKTKRRFIGPNVGFVAQLKLFGHMGYQINKDDPRFKQFRLKMAGQKLKQVKILPQLFADLIKPDPGLIRERPDPIVYRCKKCRRIVANQSNIIPHLPKQVKVELAKKNIRPPPSKLTGINCAENGQLLIEKLKSLACQIMDNKIEIDQPSDDTSPGKNDNSYQDSDEGPSQILDGYNEQNMVDANIVARADAPEICRLMWFVEPMSWMKDVQNSPQGKLHCPKCANKIGSFSWVMGCKCPCGQKVAPAFYLVPSKVEWSNIVQNVQITV; translated from the exons ATGGCAAAACAAATAGCTGACGTACAAATCCACGCCTCAGACGAAAATGATTTGGAAGATGATAATTTAGATATTAGTGTAGACCTCATTGACGATGGCCTTTACCTAG gTAACCTAGCGTGTGCTAGAGACTTTAAAACGTTAGAACAGCTGAAAGTAACCCACATCCTTACAATAGACCTGGTGCCACTGCCGAGGTCTATACTGGATAGGACTCAcctaacatttaaatttatgaaat TGGCAGATGTGCCCAAAGAAGATCTCATCAGTCACCTACCAGAGAGCAATGAGTTCATCAGGCAAGCAATTGCAAACAAAGGAACAGTTCTTGTTCATTg TTATTTTGGCGTATCAAGATCTGCGGCCGTAGTTATAGCATATATAATGGAGAAGTATGGCCTTTGCTATGAAGATGCGTTTCTTTTAGTGAAGACAAAGAGACGTTTCATTGGACCAAATGTTGGCTTCGTCGCTCAACTCAAACTGTTTGGACATATGGGCTATCAGATTAATAAGGATGATCCGAGATTTAAACAGTTCAGATTGAAAATGGCAGGACAGAAATTGAAACAAG TGAAAATACTACCTCAACTATTCGCTGATCTAATAAAACCAGACCCCGGCTTGATCCGAGAACGTCCAGATCCAATAGTCTACCGTTGCAAGAAATGTCGCAGGATAGTCGCTAACCAGAGTAACATAATACCTCACCTACCCAAACAAGTTAAAGTAGAACTAGCCAAGAAGAACATTCGTCCTCCGCCAAGCAAATTAACTGGTATTAATTGTGCTGAAAACGGGCAATTGTTAATAGAGAAGTTAAAAAGTCTCGCTTGTCAGATAATGGACAATAAGATTGAGATTGATCAACCAAGCGATGATACCAGTCCTGGCAAGAACGATAACAGTTACCAGGATAGCGATGAAGGTCCTAGCCAG ATACTCGATGGCTACAATGAGCAGAATATGGTGGATGCAAATATAGTGGCGAGGGCGGATGCTCCGGAGATCTGCCGCCTCATGTGGTTCGTGGAGCCCATGAGCTGGATGAAGGACGTTCAGAACTCACCGCAGGGCAAGCTGCACTGCCCCAAGTGTGCTAATAAAATCGGCAGCTTCAGTTGGGTTATGG